One window of Acidimicrobiales bacterium genomic DNA carries:
- a CDS encoding GTP-binding protein — protein sequence MHVVATAGHVDHGKSTLVLALTGTDPDRWEEEKRRGLTIDLGFAWTTLPSGRGVAFVDVPGHVRFLRNMLAGVGAVDACLFVVAATEGWKPQSEEHLRILELLGVRAGVVALTKVGLVDDDLRELARLELADRLAGSFLDGAEVVEVDAPA from the coding sequence GTGCACGTCGTCGCCACCGCCGGCCACGTCGACCACGGCAAGTCCACCCTCGTCCTCGCCCTCACCGGCACCGACCCGGACCGGTGGGAGGAGGAGAAGCGGCGGGGGCTGACCATCGACCTGGGCTTCGCCTGGACCACCCTGCCGTCGGGCCGGGGGGTGGCCTTCGTCGACGTGCCCGGCCACGTCCGCTTCCTGCGGAACATGCTCGCTGGGGTCGGCGCGGTGGACGCCTGCCTGTTCGTGGTGGCGGCCACCGAGGGCTGGAAGCCCCAGTCCGAGGAGCACCTGCGCATCCTGGAGCTGCTCGGCGTGAGGGCCGGGGTGGTGGCCCTGACGAAGGTCGGGCTGGTCGACGACGACCTGCGGGAGCTGGCCCGGCTGGAGCTGGCCGACCGGCTGGCCGGGTCGTTCCTCGACGGCGCCGAGGTGGTGGAGGTCGACGCCCCGGCCG